From the Bacillus carboniphilus genome, one window contains:
- a CDS encoding pyruvate, water dikinase regulatory protein, with the protein MVPIIYIVSDSVGETAELVTKAAVSQFNGSGVVLKRIPYVEDESTINEVIQLAKMNNGMIVFTLVRPEIRTYMKESAEKEGIFACDVMGPLMDHFQKQYGKTPLFEPGLVRKLDDDYFKKVEAIEFAVKYDDGRDPRGLLKADIVLIGVSRTSKTPLSQYLAHKRLKVANVPLVPEIDPPEELYHVDKERCFGLKISPEKLNEIRRERLKTLGLNDKASYANLDRIKSELEHFNKVVEEIGCPIIDVTNKAVEETANLILNQIQQKK; encoded by the coding sequence ATGGTACCAATTATTTATATTGTATCGGATTCTGTGGGGGAAACAGCAGAGCTCGTTACCAAAGCTGCTGTAAGCCAATTTAATGGGTCTGGTGTGGTCTTGAAAAGAATCCCCTACGTAGAAGATGAATCAACAATAAATGAAGTTATTCAGCTTGCCAAAATGAATAATGGGATGATTGTATTTACTCTGGTTCGCCCTGAAATCAGAACATACATGAAAGAGTCTGCTGAAAAAGAAGGTATTTTTGCTTGCGATGTAATGGGACCGTTAATGGACCACTTCCAAAAACAATATGGAAAAACACCACTGTTTGAACCGGGGCTTGTTCGAAAGCTTGATGATGACTATTTCAAAAAGGTTGAAGCCATTGAGTTTGCGGTTAAATATGATGATGGTAGAGACCCGAGAGGTCTTTTAAAAGCGGATATCGTTTTAATCGGTGTTTCAAGAACGTCTAAAACCCCTCTTTCACAGTATTTAGCACACAAACGTCTAAAGGTGGCCAATGTTCCGCTAGTTCCGGAAATTGATCCACCTGAAGAGCTGTATCATGTCGATAAAGAGCGATGCTTTGGCTTGAAGATTAGTCCTGAAAAATTAAACGAGATTAGACGAGAGAGATTAAAAACATTAGGACTTAATGACAAGGCGAGCTATGCGAATTTGGATAGAATTAAGAGTGAACTTGAGCATTTTAACAAAGTGGTTGAGGAGATTGGTTGTCCGATCATTGATGTTACGAATAAGGCTGTTGAAGAAACAGCGAATCTTATTTTAAATCAAATT